TGGATTCTCCTCAATTATTTAAACCATTTTCACATCTTAGACTGCGTAGCTTGGGCAGCAGTTCGATGAGCATGTGCATGGTGGCCCAAGGATACGCCGATGCCTACATTGACTTCAACTGTGGCAGCTGGGACATGTCGGCCACCATGCTGCTGGTCAGGGAAGCGGGTGGCGTGGTCTGCGATCCTTCGCTGAAACCCTTAGATTTAATGTCCCGACGAGTCTTATGCGCTGCCACACAAGAGTTGGCTGAGGAGTTGGCAGCAGTGCTCGCTTTCTCAGAGGAGAAGGATGCTCCAAAGCTTAGTGAAGTCCCGCAGCTTGATGAAACTGTGCAGAAACTTGGTTTGGGTGAGAAAAGAAATACTAAGGAAACGGGTAAAACGCAAAGTAAGTACCAGGAAAGGGAAGGCTTAGACAAAAAGCCCAAAGAATTCTCCCGCCCAAGAATGGTTTATGTCCTACCCAAGTTGACTACAGAATTTCAATCGCCCTCGATGAAATTCTCTGGATATCCTAAAGCTGCACCAACGGACCGAAGAAAGTTTGTAAGGAGCTATCCTACAGATCCAAATTTACCGGGTCAAGGTAGCATTTTCTAGAAAGCTTTGTATATGTCtgtgtatatgtaaatatctttaaaataattaacatttaaaaagtaaataaattggaaattaTTATATGGAAATGTTTCGTTTGGTAAGGCAATGGCTACTGCCACTTAAATCGATGACAAGCAAGTCAAATTGTGCTGCAGTTGATCTAGATAAATGCTATGCACAAATGAATCAACTGGTTGATAAGGCGGCTAAGGTGAGCACTCGACTAAAAGCAGCTTGCTACGAACTGAAGCACCTTCGGTATTTCCTTTTAGCTCATGAAGGAAGCCAGTACGAAGATGCGATTGTATGACACCAAAGGGAATAATACCGCAGATCTGGTCACGGCTACAGATCGCGAAATTGAGCAGCTGCTCATCAAGGGCTTAATGGAGCATTTCCCCGATCATGTCTACATAGGCGAGGAGGGAACTGGCGGTGCAGCAACGGGTCGTAAATTGACCGATGCGCCCACCTGGATCATCGATCCTATTGATGGTACTACGAACTTTGTGCATGGCTTGCACTACACTTGTATATCGGTGGGATTCTGGCTGAATAAGCAACCAGAGTTGGCCATTTGCTGTAATCCTATGATTGGACAGAAATTCACCGCACGTCGCAATTGTGGTGCTTATATGAATGGCGTTCAAATTGAGGCAAGTGGACAAACCGAACTGGAGAAGTCCATCATATTGAATGAATTGAATTCGGCGAATTTTGAGCCTGAGCTAATGGCCATACAAATGGGAAATTCACAGAAAATGCTGGAGAAGGCGCATGCGTAAGTGTAGCGGGAATATCTTTGACTTGACATTAATATTCTTACCATCAGACTGCGAACCACGGGCTCAGCTGCCATGGATTTGTGCCTTGTGGCCATGGGTGCTGCTGATGGTTACTACGAGTTCTATCCGCATTGCTGGGACACAGCTGCCGGGGTGTTGCTTGTGCGTGAAGCCGGAGGTGTTGTCATCGATCCGGCTGGCGGGGAATTCGATGTGATGGGCAGACGTGTGCTGGCCGCTGCCACCCCGCAGCTGGGTGAGCAAATGGTGAAGCTGCTGGGCGACATGCAGATCTATCATGCCAGAGATGATGAGCCTGCTTCAACAAACTAAATCATAGTAGtcaatttttcaaatgttACATTCATTgggaaataaattttagtCAGCGTTTCGGCTGATCTTCAATAGTAATAGCATGTAATTACTTGGCAGCATTTGGTTAGACCGTAGACAACAGAGCAGTTCAACAGGTGCATCAGAGATAACCCTAAATCAGCATGGCCGATGACAAGGACAAGGACAAAAAAGCAGAGGAAAAAAAGCGACCCGGTTCGTTAGCAGAAAATGCAGCAACTGGCTATGGCCTCGAGGGTCATGTAGCCACACAACAAGATCCGCGAGTCAGTGAACTGCGTCGAGCCGAagacaaaacacaacaaaagaaaaccgAATCGAAGAGGTCGGAATCGAAGATGGAATTGAAACCGGAATCGAAACCGGAATCGAAACAATCGTCTCCTCCTCGAACACCGAGTCACGGTACACCTCCTATGATAGCGACTCCAACGGGTTCACGCCGCCCCGATGAAAAGTCTTCCCGATTGGTGGTACAAGAGCCACCTCCGCCTGCAACTCCGCCTACAGATGAGACTCCTCCGCGTAAGTCGTCATTGAAGAGTGAGTCTGTCTCGCCCACTCCACCGCCtcctccaccaccaccaccaccaacaccTAAAACACCCGCTGAGCGAGTACAATCCGAAACACCATCACCTcctccaccaccgccaccgccaacaCCCAAAACACCCGCTGAACAACTACAACCCGAGACACCACCTCCTTCACCACCTCCttcaccaccgccaccgccagaACCCAAAATACCCGCTGAGCAACTACAACCCGCAACAGCACCTCttccaccaccgccaccgcctctACCACCGCCAGTTCCTATTGCAGTTCCTGTcgaaacaaaaagcaaaaaggaagCTGGTGTCAATAAAACTACCAACACCGACATTAGCTTCGATCCGTCGAAAGAATTCGCCTGCAAGACTACAAATACTGCGGGTAAAATGTACTCCGAGGACGAGGAGGAAGCCAAGCCTGTCGAGCCCGTCCAGCCCGTTGCAGCGCCGCCACCAAAGCCGCCTCACCCATCGAAACTTGACTTGGACGATAtctttgcctttgccgttgCATTGGTACGCAAAGCTGGCGACTTTGCCCTTGCGTCGAACCACGCCAAGGATAGATTGTCATATACTACAAAGGAGCATGAGCGAGATCTCAATACGAGCACTGACAACGATATAGAGGCCATGATGATCAAGGAAATCAACGAGAAGTATCCGAATCACAAGTAAGTGTGGCACACTACAAACTCCTACGACATTTCTAACCCATTTGCCTTGCAGAATTATTGCTGAGGAGGAAGTTTCCAGATCCGAGACGGGTCAGGTGACGCTAACCACTGAACCAACCTGGATTATTGATCCCATCGATGGCACCATGAACTTTGTGCATCATTTTCCCTACTATTGCATTTCGGTGGCGTTGCTCGTGGACAAGGCAACGGCCTTTGGCATTATCTTTAATCCGGCACTGCAAGAATTTTATACGGCACGCAAGTTCCAAGGCGCCAGGCTAAATGATGAACCGATACACACCAGCGGACAGATGGAACTCAAGGATGCCATGATACTGCAGGAGTACAGCTCGGGTGTGGATGAATGTCGCACTAATGCAGCTTTGCAGAACGCCAGTCGCCTCATCAAGAAGGCACACGCGTAAGTTGTTAGCTTCCCGAACTATCCTAGCTTTAGCTTCCTTTGCAGATTACGTTCGATTGGTTCCTCAGCCATGGGTCTAGCTATGGTTGCTTCGGGCGTCGCAGATGCTTTCTATTTCTTTGGCCTGCACGTCTGGGACATGGCTGCGGGCAATTTGTTGGTCTCCGAGGCTGGCGGCACTGTCATGGATCCCTCGGGAGGTCCTGTGGATCTTATGTCGAGACGTGTTCTAGCTGCAGCTACGCAACCACTGGCCGATCAGCTATCCGCCGAGTTGACCCAAAACTATCCAAAGCCAAGGGATGATGAAAGCAGAGTAGTGCCGCCTACCGAACCTGCTACGAAGGATTTCAATGAGCAGACTCAATTTTCCGATTCCAGTCTTTCGCTAAGCTCCTCTGAACCCTCAAGAAAATGAGaatataaaaacttaaaagcaATCCAAATGCATGCCAAGAATtcatatcaataaaatatttaagtacgagtacaaattttatttttagaacagtttatattaaaatatgtaaatttcacaaatgaatatgatttttgttgttcaaaaTAGAATAAGACAAATTTACCTTTTCATTTCACCTAAACAGATTAATGAAGTTAAAGGTAAACAGcatataaaatactacattaatattatttattaaaaatgattaaaatggcgagaaaacttttctttatgaattaaatttctataataataaattcatttacaaaatcagttataattaatacgaataaaactatttttatttaattttaatttcaaatgtagCCGCCATACTTCAGATGGCGCTTTTTTCAAATCGTGTTATCGATATGCCGCATTTCGATAGGCGATATTTTACAACAGCTGAGTTTTGCCAGCACTGTCAGCCCTTGGCGGTCAGCTGTTGATAAGCGGAAAAAACCTGTGTGTGGTGTTGGGCGGCGgatacttaattaaattatacatacgCATTCGTCGACTGACTTGTGAAAGAAACACACGAACTTTGTGCACAATGGCGGACAGTGTGGATCTGGGCAAGTGCTTTGAAATAATCAACAACTTGACCACAGAAGCAGGCAGAGTGagtgcaaatttgtttattcgtTTGATTGTTTGAGTGTTGAAATAATCGCCAAGTGTTTTTCCCTAAACAGCTGATAGCACGCAACAATGAGACGCGTCAAGAGTTTGTGTGCAAATCGGGCGATATTGATTTGGTCACCCAAACCGATCAAGATGTGGAGAAGCTGATTATGAATGGCATTCGCCAGCACTTTCCAGATCACAAGTAAGCATATGAAGGAATCAGCTGGAAATATCATTATTGAAGCTGTTTTATCAATGCAGATTCATTGGCGAGGAGGAGAGCAGCACAGGCAACGGAGTCAACAAGTTGACGGATGCACCCACTTGGATCATTGATCCTGTGGATGGCACCATGAATTTTGTGCACGCCTTTCCCCACTCTTGCATCTCGGTGGGCCTCAAGGTGAACAAGGTCACCGAAATTGGCATCATCTACAATCCGATGTTGGAGCAACGTTTCACGGCCCGTCGTGGCCAGGGTGCCTACTACAACGGACGGCGTATACAGGCTAGTGGACAGCGTGAGATCGGCAAGGCGCTGGTCGTCAGCGAATTTGGCACCACACGCGATGAGCAGAAGCTGCAATTGGTCAATGAGAATTTCGCGAAAATGGCCCGCAAGGTGCATGGGTAAGTTCTTAATTGATTGCTAATATAGAAAGGTCACTTTAATTGATGTTCAACTGGAGTTAGGCTGCGTGCTCTGGGCTCGGCTGCCTTGAACATGGCCATGGTAGCCTTGGGCGCTGCGGATGTGAACTACGAGTTTGGCATTCATGCGTGGGACGTTTGTGCCGGTGACTTGATTGTGCGGGAGGCGGGCGGTGTGGTGATTGATCCAGCTGGCGGCGAGTTTGACATCATGTCGAGACGTGTGCTCGCAGCAGCGACGCCAGAGTTGGCCCAGGACATCGCCAAGGAGCTGACGCAATATTATCCCCAACCACGTGACGATTAAGGCCAAAGGCATTTGCAATCGATGCACGTTCTACTTACTATATATAGCACtgcatatatatagtatatagaacAGATTATGATGAGGCAATCTACAAGTATCGCATTTGTTGACTATTAACCAAGTACCTAAAATGAATTTCCAGAATAAAACTCGAGTCATTAacatatacttaatatacataactatacaattactaatttatatatattttttatcagtTTATTCAAAgacgttttgtttgtttgcattcaagtactctttttttctgctctgtaattttattacaatcaGCGGCGcttgttttgcaatttaattagtttcatttgctggttgtttttttcttttctcttccttttttttattatattgttattgCAAATATGAGTTCTtatctatttttgtttatagctTACTATTATGcatattgtttttttcattttttttatgttttgttgttgtagctgatAGTAAAGCAATGTTGTTTCGGTTTGGATGAAGTTAGAAAACCTGTGGTTTATCATTCGACAGACGATAAAAGAGTTCATAGattcattttgcaaaaaaCTTGCATAATCCGGATACCAATTCTCTGATTTTAATCTGAATCTGGATTCTATATGCTTTAGTCGAGAGGCGCGACTTTTATAATCTTGTTGTGTAGTTGtgcccttttttttg
This is a stretch of genomic DNA from Drosophila albomicans strain 15112-1751.03 chromosome 3, ASM965048v2, whole genome shotgun sequence. It encodes these proteins:
- the LOC117571554 gene encoding uncharacterized protein LOC117571554 isoform X1 is translated as MADDKDKDKKAEEKKRPGSLAENAATGYGLEGHVATQQDPRVSELRRAEDKTQQKKTESKRSESKMELKPESKPESKQSSPPRTPSHGTPPMIATPTGSRRPDEKSSRLVVQEPPPPATPPTDETPPRKSSLKSESVSPTPPPPPPPPPPTPKTPAERVQSETPSPPPPPPPPTPKTPAEQLQPETPPPSPPPSPPPPPEPKIPAEQLQPATAPLPPPPPPLPPPVPIAVPVETKSKKEAGVNKTTNTDISFDPSKEFACKTTNTAGKMYSEDEEEAKPVEPVQPVAAPPPKPPHPSKLDLDDIFAFAVALVRKAGDFALASNHAKDRLSYTTKEHERDLNTSTDNDIEAMMIKEINEKYPNHKIIAEEEVSRSETGQVTLTTEPTWIIDPIDGTMNFVHHFPYYCISVALLVDKATAFGIIFNPALQEFYTARKFQGARLNDEPIHTSGQMELKDAMILQEYSSGVDECRTNAALQNASRLIKKAHALRSIGSSAMGLAMVASGVADAFYFFGLHVWDMAAGNLLVSEAGGTVMDPSGGPVDLMSRRVLAAATQPLADQLSAELTQNYPKPRDDESRVVPPTEPATKDFNEQTQFSDSSLSLSSSEPSRK
- the LOC117571554 gene encoding inositol monophosphatase 1-like isoform X2, giving the protein MADDKDKDKKAEEKKRPGSLAENAATGYGLEGHVATQQDPRVSELRRAEDKTQQKKTESKRSESKMELKPESKPESKQSSPPRTPSHGTPPMIATPTGSRRPDEKSSRLVVQEPPPPATPPTDETPPLPVETKSKKEAGVNKTTNTDISFDPSKEFACKTTNTAGKMYSEDEEEAKPVEPVQPVAAPPPKPPHPSKLDLDDIFAFAVALVRKAGDFALASNHAKDRLSYTTKEHERDLNTSTDNDIEAMMIKEINEKYPNHKIIAEEEVSRSETGQVTLTTEPTWIIDPIDGTMNFVHHFPYYCISVALLVDKATAFGIIFNPALQEFYTARKFQGARLNDEPIHTSGQMELKDAMILQEYSSGVDECRTNAALQNASRLIKKAHALRSIGSSAMGLAMVASGVADAFYFFGLHVWDMAAGNLLVSEAGGTVMDPSGGPVDLMSRRVLAAATQPLADQLSAELTQNYPKPRDDESRVVPPTEPATKDFNEQTQFSDSSLSLSSSEPSRK
- the LOC117570985 gene encoding inositol monophosphatase 1 produces the protein MADSVDLGKCFEIINNLTTEAGRLIARNNETRQEFVCKSGDIDLVTQTDQDVEKLIMNGIRQHFPDHKFIGEEESSTGNGVNKLTDAPTWIIDPVDGTMNFVHAFPHSCISVGLKVNKVTEIGIIYNPMLEQRFTARRGQGAYYNGRRIQASGQREIGKALVVSEFGTTRDEQKLQLVNENFAKMARKVHGLRALGSAALNMAMVALGAADVNYEFGIHAWDVCAGDLIVREAGGVVIDPAGGEFDIMSRRVLAAATPELAQDIAKELTQYYPQPRDD
- the LOC117571555 gene encoding inositol monophosphatase 1-like, which gives rise to MEMFRLVRQWLLPLKSMTSKSNCAAVDLDKCYAQMNQLVDKAAKLMKEASTKMRLYDTKGNNTADLVTATDREIEQLLIKGLMEHFPDHVYIGEEGTGGAATGRKLTDAPTWIIDPIDGTTNFVHGLHYTCISVGFWLNKQPELAICCNPMIGQKFTARRNCGAYMNGVQIEASGQTELEKSIILNELNSANFEPELMAIQMGNSQKMLEKAHALRTTGSAAMDLCLVAMGAADGYYEFYPHCWDTAAGVLLVREAGGVVIDPAGGEFDVMGRRVLAAATPQLGEQMVKLLGDMQIYHARDDEPASTN